TCATGCTTTATAGCATGAATACCGTTGATTTCCCACTTTTATCAAACTCACGTTATAAGTTATGAAGAATTGGTAATACCATTTCTGATTGAAATTGTAGCATAAACTTCAGTTCGTGCATGCTTGTAGCATAGACTGTTAGTCTGTGCACTCAGGGGCTGCTAATGCAATATAAACTTTTAGAAGTGGTATAAGTCATTGATTTACTGCAGTTCTTAAACCAAAACGAACAGATGCAAGTACCCAATATCACAAACGGAAAACGGAGGAAACCCGCTAAATGCTTAACTTCAGCGAGTTGAAAAGAATTTCACTGCGCGAGATATGGAAAAATGAAGCAAGTGACTTCACAAAATGGTTAGAATCAAATATCCAGACGTTGGGTGCTGCTCTTGATATGGATATTGAAATCACCAGTAGAGAAGCATCCGTTGGCGACTTCTCCTTAGATTTACTTGCACAAGACTTAGGAAGTTCAAGAATGATTGTTATTGAAAACCAGTTAACGCGAACTGATCATGATCATCTCGGCAAACTTCTCACCTATGCAGCTGGTTTCAATGCTTCAACAGTAATATGGATCGCTGAAGAAGTTAGGAACGAACACCGCCAAGCAATGGAATGGTTAAATCAGAGAACAGATAATGAGACACAGTTTTTTGCTGTCGTGGTGGAAGTTCTGCAAATTGACGATTCAAAACCAGCTCTCAACTTTAAACTGGTTGTCTCTCCTAACGAGTGGCAAAAATCCCAGACACAGAAAATCTCCGGATCCCTATCATTCAAGCAGGAAAAATACAGAAACTATTTCCAAACACTTATTGACGAACTCAGGGAAAAGTACAAATTTACTGGGATCCGCGTAGCCCAGCCATTCAATTGGCAATCCTTTTCGTCAGGGATTCGAGGGGTTCGCTATCGTGCAACATTCGCACAAGGGAACAGAGTGCATGCTTTGGTAAAAATAGATCAAAAGCACCTTGAAAACAGATTAGATATCTTTGATACCTTAAAGAAGCAAGAGGTAGAAATTACTGATTCTCTGGGTAGCCCTCTGGAATGGGAACGTCGCAACGACAAACGAGAAAGTTTCATCATTGTGTCTCGCGAGGGAAGCATTGATTCTGCTGATAGTGAATTAGAAGAGATCAGAGAATGGCACATTGAAACCTTACTGAAACTTAAAGAGGTGTTTGCACCGAAAATAGAAAAGGTTCTAGAAACACTTGAATAAAGAAATTGAAGTGCCAACGCTTATTATACTATAGTTTGGACAATTTTGGTCGGGTTCATGCTCGGTTTTCAAGAGATCTTTGATTTTTCTGAAAGTTTCTGAAACAAACCCAACTTGCAGGAAAATAAACCCCGATGCACCCAACGGCAGCCCCAGCGGGGCGATATGTGTATAGAAACGCCAACCCCCCAAGACCTAAGCCCCAGCGGGGCGATATGTGTGTTCTTAAAAAAATTGTCCAAAGTTTAGTTATTATAGTAAAGCCCATAATTACTTGGACATTGACGATGGGCGAGGTTAGAAACCTCGCCAGCGAAGGAGCGAGTGTTGTGTTTTTGAGAGTGTTCACTTGTTTTCGGGTTTTACTATAAAGCCTGGCCTGAATTAACGTTGGCACTTCAGTTCTGCGAACCTCGGCACTTATAGCGGTCTCTCTTTCGTGGATTCAACACGGTTGCGAGTCTGTGACAATCGGCGGATTTCATTGCATCGGGTCTTCGCCGGCGCGGAACGCTCGAAGACCTCTCTGGGGTGATTTTATAGCGTTTTCATGCTCTATTATCAATAAAATACCGCGACATCTGTTGGGGGATCGCGGTATTTAGATTTGGAATCCTACGCTAGCACTTCAGTCCTGTTACGCTACAAGCGGTATCCATCGTTTACCATTATGAGAAACAGGTAAATCATCCCAAGTTCTTTCTTCCAAAATCCTGCCTTTTTGCTTTTTATTTCGACCCCCCCACTGTTTGAAGAAGAAGGGAATGTCAGCTTGCTGGCATTGGTTACGAATATCGACAACCCACTCCTCTTGGATAGGACGTGCTTGGGGACCGGATTCTCCACCAACAATAACCCAATCTATGCAAGTTAAATCAAGGTTTGGAAGTGCTCCAATCAATGGTTCAAGAGAGAGGAATTTGATATGGGCACCTGTTTGTCGCAAATGGTCAATCCGGAATGTATAATCTTGGTTTTCAACACTGACCCCCATCCACACATTTTCGGGCCATTGTATTTTACAACTAAGTTCGGCCAAACGTTTTGATCGCTTCGTAAGCACTTGAAATTGATGTTGCTCCGCTTTGTTCATTGTGTCAAAGACATCCAGAATAAACTCTAATGGAACATCTTCATGGAATAAATCACTCATGGAATTGACAAAAATCAACTGTGGTTTTTTCCATTTCAATGGAGCATCAAGTAAATTTTTAACAAGCCGCACCTTATTCGACCATCTTGGACCTGCTTTAGTCATTTGTGCAAGTCCTTCATAAGCCAAACCCTTTTTTGAAAATCTTGCCGCGATGCGTTCGGCATAACAAAACCGACACCCTTCAGAAACACGTGTGCAACCTCGAATGGGATTCCAAGTTGATTGTGTCCACTCAATTTTGGATTTAGTCGCCATTTTGAGGTTCCTCCCTCGGTAGAAATGTTACTTTGACTCTGTCTGCAAATGTAATCTTTCCTTTCCTTTTCGGACGCTTACTTGCTGGTGGTTCGGCTTGAATTTTGCCTTCAATCTCAAGATTGGTAAGCACATGCTTATAGTTGTAATCAAGGTAAGGTGTACCAATGTTATGCTGATCATAAATCTGCTTCATTGTCATTGTTCTACCGGCAAAATTTTCCAACAACATATTAGCTAAATCGTCAAGAGGACGCGAGTATTCAAATAAAAGCGGTTGTCGTTGGCTCGCTGGATTATATTCAAACGAAGGGACACCCTGTTCTGAATTCGTGCTTTCTTTTGCCATTATCTCTTTCATAATTTCATAGCCCCTATTATGCTTAGAAACGAAGATCAGATGGTGGCTTGAACGCGTCCCACGCTCGTCTTTGAAGCAAAATGGTAAAACAAACTGACCCGCCTTTTCTTTTAGCGATTGGGATATTGCCTCAATTATGAAGAACTCACGGTCGGATGATTCCACAGATGGTGGGAGACTTCGGAGTTCATCTGCTTGCTCTTTTCCGAAAAGCGCATCTATATGCTCCTCTACAGCTTTATTATTAATGCCCATATTGATGCGATTGTAGTTAAAAAAGAATATACAATCGCACCCCCAGTTTCTAAGGAAAGAACTGATCAATTGAATTGATACTCCCTTGTACCCAAACGGATCTACGAAAAATAGAGTTGGTATTGTTTCCATAGACTCGAAAACTTGAGCAAGTTCTTCAGTAACTTCCATGTTTATAACGCGGGGGTTCCACTTAAGCATTTTTACTTCTGGATTTGAGTCAATGGCACTTTGAAGGTCTTGGGCATGCTCAGGATCCATATCGTTAAAGACGCTAACGAGTTTGTTGCGTATGTCATCATCTTCACATGCTTTCTTCAGGACAAGAATTGGAGTAGATTCTGTTCCATCTGCGTACTTGCCCGGACCGGCAAAAAGATCCACATAACCGATTTTCGATGCCCGTCGCTTCATAATTGTCGCCCAAGACCAGAAATATTTCTCAACAATCCTTGTCTTGACTTGTGACTGCTCCTTAGATTCATGAAAAAAAGAATTATCTTGCATTACACTCTCCATATTATACTATACACATGTTATTTTGTCAATAATAAGTATATCACGAAAGTGGAAAAAATACAAATAGTTTGGGAAGGTCACGCTCCTTCCATTATAAAACGAACTTTCCGCTCTTGCAGGACATGTTCACAGGGGCTTGTTTCGAGCGTGATTGTATTGTATCACAATCTTGGTTCAGGGAGTGGTCTAAATTTCCGATGGCAGTACACTCTGTCCAGAAATTTATTTGTCTGCTAATGAAAAATATGGTACAATTTGCTTAAGTGTAAAAAGGTGAAACATAACACTCGGCAATCAATTGCATGCGAAACGAGGGAATACTGAATTGGAATGGCCACACTTTTATCCGGTGAACTGTCCACCTGCCGAAGCCAAACCCGCTTCCGGTAAAATTTACCGCCTTGTGCAAAACGATCCAGCACAGGCGGAGGATTTCAGAACATTCTTTGAAGAAAATTCT
The Candidatus Poribacteria bacterium genome window above contains:
- the tcmP gene encoding three-Cys-motif partner protein TcmP, which produces MQDNSFFHESKEQSQVKTRIVEKYFWSWATIMKRRASKIGYVDLFAGPGKYADGTESTPILVLKKACEDDDIRNKLVSVFNDMDPEHAQDLQSAIDSNPEVKMLKWNPRVINMEVTEELAQVFESMETIPTLFFVDPFGYKGVSIQLISSFLRNWGCDCIFFFNYNRINMGINNKAVEEHIDALFGKEQADELRSLPPSVESSDREFFIIEAISQSLKEKAGQFVLPFCFKDERGTRSSHHLIFVSKHNRGYEIMKEIMAKESTNSEQGVPSFEYNPASQRQPLLFEYSRPLDDLANMLLENFAGRTMTMKQIYDQHNIGTPYLDYNYKHVLTNLEIEGKIQAEPPASKRPKRKGKITFADRVKVTFLPREEPQNGD
- a CDS encoding DUF4268 domain-containing protein; protein product: MLNFSELKRISLREIWKNEASDFTKWLESNIQTLGAALDMDIEITSREASVGDFSLDLLAQDLGSSRMIVIENQLTRTDHDHLGKLLTYAAGFNASTVIWIAEEVRNEHRQAMEWLNQRTDNETQFFAVVVEVLQIDDSKPALNFKLVVSPNEWQKSQTQKISGSLSFKQEKYRNYFQTLIDELREKYKFTGIRVAQPFNWQSFSSGIRGVRYRATFAQGNRVHALVKIDQKHLENRLDIFDTLKKQEVEITDSLGSPLEWERRNDKRESFIIVSREGSIDSADSELEEIREWHIETLLKLKEVFAPKIEKVLETLE
- a CDS encoding phage Gp37/Gp68 family protein, which gives rise to MATKSKIEWTQSTWNPIRGCTRVSEGCRFCYAERIAARFSKKGLAYEGLAQMTKAGPRWSNKVRLVKNLLDAPLKWKKPQLIFVNSMSDLFHEDVPLEFILDVFDTMNKAEQHQFQVLTKRSKRLAELSCKIQWPENVWMGVSVENQDYTFRIDHLRQTGAHIKFLSLEPLIGALPNLDLTCIDWVIVGGESGPQARPIQEEWVVDIRNQCQQADIPFFFKQWGGRNKKQKGRILEERTWDDLPVSHNGKRWIPLVA